In the genome of Aspergillus luchuensis IFO 4308 DNA, chromosome 2, nearly complete sequence, one region contains:
- a CDS encoding DUF4050 domain-containing protein (COG:S;~EggNog:ENOG410PSZ6;~InterPro:IPR025124;~PFAM:PF13259) — MATEARDAAIRDAKRYVREIVRNDWVFELSSEPGVPSFSSPPTPDQDVLRWRQREYDSSGSELEPQPSPAISPVGGHNASELASPLGTPLSDDSERRRKRRRQMEEEMQWNAGLRTWVERRDAWSGALSRDEIRAREARTQQAATPTTSSSEQQPPHNASVPAATTVATPPLSASSANSQNDLALRTEASLSIAENDSALPRPPSRGEEPSTAAEQPPPPPPAGDDENQGGESSSSADTGLSQPDSAHQQLTSEDPFIPVVSSLISNDNPIRASITPAMYPSIYSKVVIQGLTPTVPINLADVTKAMVQGWKSDGQWPPKPSSIVLQDTATVRPKPEEPADKPPSSPESKRRSGVASAVRKVFHFSGFHPHHPFHRRGSSSQQNEGNAEGSVNQ; from the coding sequence ATGGCAACCGAGGCCCGCGATGCCGCCATCCGAGATGCGAAGCGCTATGTTCGCGAGATCGTCCGAAACGACTGGGTCTTTGAACTCTCCTCCGAGCCTGGCGTTCCTTcattctcatctcctcccacccccgaTCAAGATGTCCTACGTTGGCGTCAACGCGAATATGACAGCTCCGGCTCCGAGCTAGAACCCCAGCCTTCGCCCGCCATCAGCCCTGTTGGTGGTCACAATGCCTCCGAGCTCGCCAGCCCGCTCGGAACCCCGCTCAGTGACGACTCCGAGCGGAGGCGCAAACGGCGCCGccagatggaggaggaaatgcaATGGAACGCAGGCCTCCGGACATGGGTAGAGCGTCGGGATGCGTGGTCTGGAGCTCTCTCAAGGGACGAGATTCGAGCAAGAGAAGCAAGGACCCAGCAGGCTGCTACACCTACGACATCATCCTCGGAACAACAGCCTCCACATAATGCGTCCGTGCCTGCTGCCACTACCGTGgccacccctcccctctccgcTTCGTCGGCCAATTCCCAAAACGACCTCGCCCTGCGAACTGAAGCTTCTCTCAGCATCGCCGAAAATGACAGCGCGCTCCCACGGCCGCCATCTCGCGGCGAAGAACCCTCCACGGCAGCAGAACAACCACCCCCGCCTCCCCCCGCAGGGGACGACGAGAACCAGGGTGGAgagtcttcttcctccgcagATACCGGGTTGAGTCAACCTGACTCCGCGCATCAGCAATTAACCAGCGAAGACCCTTTCATCCCTGTCGTCTCgtccctcatctccaatGACAACCCCATCCGCGCCTCCATCACCCCAGCGATGTACCCATCCATCTACTCCAAAGTCGTCATCCAGGGTCTCACTCCCACCGTGCCAATCAACCTAGCAGACGTAACCAAGGCCATGGTTCAAGGCTGGAAATCGGATGGCCAATGGCCCCCGAAACCCTCCTCGATCGTGCTCCAAGACACCGCGACGGTGCGGCCCAAACCCGAGGAGCCTGCAGATAAGCCACCGTCGTCACCCGAGTCCAAACGGCGCTCGGGTGTAGCCAGCGCCGTGCGCAAGGTCTTCCACTTCTCAGGCTTCCATCCGCATCATCCTTTCCACCGGAGAGGATCAAGCAGTCAGCAGAATGAAGGAAATGCTGAAGGAAGTGTGAACCAATAG
- a CDS encoding uncharacterized protein (COG:S;~EggNog:ENOG410PH19;~InterPro:IPR019021;~PFAM:PF09462;~go_component: GO:0005634 - nucleus [Evidence IEA];~go_process: GO:0006281 - DNA repair [Evidence IEA];~go_process: GO:0006974 - cellular response to DNA damage stimulus [Evidence IEA];~go_process: GO:0031297 - replication fork processing [Evidence IEA]): protein MESWRARGFVPDSDSEDGLDSQETGDLNNAVEDSVVDIGCAVAVVVEDTTALDRRDEAQHEVQANPPQDSNVEYKRPVTPSQNLNGVSGPTDQHDGGNKAVKELSAISEHKEIPRAEETIDDPHRATQSSETPNNRSKSVDEDDKSEESFHGLSKDEETPRAEKKIDDSRLPTNSPEKANARPTTADEELLPGVAEDEGTPRAKEKDDFQLPAQPSNATNGSAPPTPRAKEHDSIWDFPSSEDELQFDYRPSRRPVHVYSRNKLDSQPRQVQENNDLSTPSSPLSSLDSIQFDEDDQSGQEQPEQPEQPTNNFPEDLLPPLDLPEEILREMSPPARRSLRERKAIQLHPYMLEDAKYRTMMRARGVKPVRVAQPGLTRPTGDESQGKEYSDTAEPMSDSFGAEFEFQPSSPIETRPAEKRLSRNSPEPALQHGSPQLSHSPAGVLDRQPKRRKLSRPHHEHRSHARNVQQPSVVIVNSSPVRLNNASIFGVPSPPRSEENATSSPATAPSNVFRFPRGYTPPSVTTNTKSGHGDTVQEHDGMDWSGGEEDGDPVEAHLEANPTQSNSEAEDASAVESENEDFDVRLYQRRIKGVLPASWLRLDQKQQEGRLSATQRQRERMHSRTENAKGVARKITKSNSTTMAPGSDTKLSSLRQLADPDSGDEDEAKDGDDTANSRQLLANLGLEPFDDNEFGDDIPEDNRIDYMLPPAPRAASTKTRQPGKKRPTSQGNSIRSAHAPKRPRMKRQTRLTDPAYGSRKQKRSTPSMPRIGILDAPDVASRSRGEQPLFLRIAAREARSRQDKGRRSPTRKVFNFSSRVDTEDANKSLHDWQEGRLRPTKLPPSRPKAKVAGRQPLAVLSSNRPARSQGRATEGASESRRMDSSSALPSRANSTADEHATSTEPRVSGQVAKTAVNSSRLMQPEQRPNKWIVRRNLAITSLTRQDPRPAMLEVANPRGKPASPLSFQRSLSLINRDYRHKGLPKARQSNLVLDRFISSRSSSPATAGAQTTGTSQPTNKPDARPPGARPQAQRQLKKRPPKRLAVNDNQYQQPLILESTDPEPFIQSGDLPIDSSSDALHGFKPSYSVAFNIFPLSTGTFFHQTTFLGSGKFAHSLEFLKRDLDRDAGFLSFKTGDRTYRWGSWNDAVSSEIGLVLDSMIEMIEKSDAGLTEGPENAEKDDCSLYKYLVKYVTDALSFIDPIDRIGFVRRALSLVCKLNDTLTTLVPKSEREIGYLATICSYNSVFTYQILQISGHDLVDDALTQEALNSLTRAAQQTITLVAAPLGQSSIRKLLANIESPEKRDAGIQSDHLVAEAYVIVRHILRGTDRLKGCFEELLTKAYSSQDNDLVNLTDISRLERVWHCVFTTLPFDELDASGIARIGSRFWEAHGNWAIIKTLLRPVLDRYDATSITQPISYYKYCRTLFHRCFYLINGWGWRDCKSILDTLYDFFARNTLYNLKHEEGYRSPAFLDELDQRPSLEVQPDDPCFHILLKIIASGLRYLAKIYDQKKVRNFAWRLLPNHGRVYPKEKPIRQEDLDALRNHHDLLCTLYYAVPDGCRPRLQTIRDLVHPASSHRETCNISIRSWARLVRFKLSTDEAVSGLEPFSDWHSYFVSELLKQHALARHEVESQNTAGSKFSDQLVERTIAQNQRQIESLLKTALSGLNTAIRSAPTLQHAHKLILGAPIKVLLGLFNARIARVNTTVSETLQVIVTYVQKCDPPVAEKASAPVAVDEDSQEYGDWADIAAAYDESPAISPEIEFVGTVLHPAVFRLISNCFGEDYCPEDAILLNVVECWTSIAQTLVKNGLRHWDSYLSPYNGDSWTSLRLTMQTRKFTPLFLASSIEKDSRFAVDCKVQVIGMWVSCLVERVSMLKYQHRLTEALLNQVVADPLLQNLPFARDRNEGRYMVTLEDLSHRRVSLISSVLSNMRAHLQLLEDVEARELSTIKQEYREIIQNMMSAMKANYLELGNGAASVQGAYVDFVHRIVAFLQQHSRDICPIDPFFTDPASFPLPSGDPTYIVARLKSYEPKLSSEKVAKTLIMFIQSVSERAAIDGQQDYLVNQLHASMADTYEGGLPDKPTLRATLLQAVFPAYLEASFSNPACWILSRPIIQTITLVFQDLLFNMDTTDSACVASLVNIIHSVFQASHTALLSITSNATMLNDPAVAISAAAFIRMITAALPIIDYIDRATDMDQRILAQIHAFQHYVTFATSHLNQPLSTTDLYEIPQSTEVFSAGDPLSSIVTNPSFFPDLQRSAARELHIYLNESWSRHQKKFYFTRRGAHQPQEISIQPSVAAELEQPPQKILGPAVQEFLDVMRGLDLGLDGDDVDRAEESLFAAQHPYQLSESKSANANTIYTLDLVDVIGY from the coding sequence ATGGAATCATGGCGGGCGCGAGGGTTCGTACCGgactcggactcggaggACGGACTCGACAGCCAGGAGACAGGAGACTTGAACAATGCTGTCGAAGATTCGGTCGTGGATATCGGTTGTGCAGTTGCAGTTGTCGTGGAGGATACTACTGCCCTGGATCGACGGGATGAAGCTCAACATGAGGTGCAGGCAAATCCTCCTCAGGACAGCAATGTCGAATATAAACGTCCTGTGACTCCTTCACAGAATCTTAATGGTGTCTCTGGGCCAACAGATCAGCATGATGGGGGTAACAAAGCCGTGAAAGAATTGTCTGCGATTTCCGAGCACAAGGAGATACCTCGTGCTGAGGAGACTATTGATGACCCTCACAGGGCTACACAATCTTCGGAAACACCTAACAATCGGTCAAAGTCTGTCGATGAGGACGACAAATCCGAGGAATCGTTCCATGGACTCTCTAAAGACGAGGAAACTCCTCgtgccgagaagaagattgaCGACTCCCGCCTGCCTACGAACTCTCCAGAAAAAGCTAATGCCAGACCGACAACAGCTGATGAGGAACTGTTGCCTGGAGTcgctgaggatgaggggaCTCCCCGTGCAAAGGAGAAAGACGACTTTCAGCTCCCTGCGCAACCCTCAAACGCAACTAATGGTAGCGCACCACCTACCCCACGAGCCAAGGAGCACGATAGTATCTGGGATTTCCCAAGTTCAGAAGACGAATTGCAATTCGACTACCGACCGTCAAGGAGACCGGTTCATGTCTACTCAAGGAATAAGCTCGACAGCCAACCGCGGCAAGTTCAGGAGAACAATGACTTGTCGACTCCTTCATCCCCCCTATCGTCGTTGGACTCAATTCAatttgacgaggatgaccaAAGCGGCCAGGAGCAACCAGAACAACCGGAGCAGCCAACGAACAACTTCCCCGAGGATTTGCTACCTCCACTCGATCTCCCAGAGGAAATACTGCGGGAAATGTCACCGCCGGCGCGAAGATCATTACGAGAACGCAAAGCCATTCAGTTGCATCCTTACATGTTGGAGGACGCCAAGTATCGGACTATGATGCGCGCACGAGGCGTCAAGCCTGTACGGGTGGCTCAGCCGGGATTGACTCGGCCTACAGGCGATGAGAGCCAAGGCAAGGAATACAGTGACACTGCCGAGCCCATGTCTGATAGCTTTGGAGCGGAGTTTGAGTTCCAACCCTCATCACCAATAGAGACTCGTCCTGCAGAAAAAAGGTTGTCTAGAAACTCCCCGGAACCTGCGCTACAACATGGTTCTCCACAATTGAGCCACTCTCCAGCTGGCGTGCTAGACCGGCAACCGAAAAGGCGTAAATTATCCAGGCCTCATCACGAGCACCGATCTCACGCGCGAAATGTGCAACAGCCAAGTGTAGTAATCGTGAATTCATCTCCCGTGCGTCTAAATAATGCTTCGATCTTCGGTGTCCCAAGCCCACCCCGTTCGGAGGAGAATGCTACTTCTTCGCCCGCTACAGCACCTTCCAACGTTTTTCGGTTCCCTCGTGGCTATACACCACCATCGGTGACTACCAACACAAAATCAGGACATGGAGATACGGTCCAAGAGCACGATGGGATGGACTGGtctggaggcgaagaggatggcGACCCTGTTGAAGCTCATCTGGAAGCGAATCCTACGCAGTCAAACTCTGAAGCCGAGGATGCAAGCGCGGTTGAGAGCGAGAACGAGGACTTTGATGTCAGACTGTATCAGCGTCGAATTAAAGGGGTCTTACCGGCGTCGTGGCTGAGATTGGACCAgaaacaacaagaaggacGCTTAAGTGCTACGCAGCGACAGCGCGAAAGGATGCATTCCAGAACGGAAAATGCAAAGGGCGTTGCACGTAAAATAACCAAAAGTAACAGTACGACAATGGCACCAGGCTCGGACACAAAGCTTTCCTCACTGAGACAACTTGCTGATCCAGATTctggcgatgaggatgaagctaAAGACGGGGACGACACGGCCAATTCCCGGCAACTACTAGCTAACCTTGGGCTTGAACCATTCGATGATAATGAATTCGGGGATGACATCCCGGAAGACAATCGGATTGATTACATGCTCCCACCTGCACCTCGTGCCGCCTCGACCAAGACCCGGCAGCCAGGAAAGAAACGACCTACGTCGCAGGGTAATAGCATACGCTCTGCTCATGCGCCTAAACGCCCTCGGATGAAGAGACAAACAAGGCTTACAGACCCTGCTTATGGGTCtagaaagcagaagagatCTACGCCCAGCATGCCTAGAATTGGTATTTTGGACGCACCAGATGTTGCCTCTAGGTCCCGTGGTGAGCAACCGCTCTTTCTTAGAATTGCCGCAAGAGAAGCACGCTCTCGTCAGGACAAAGGGAGACGAAGCCCCACACGGAAAGTTTTCAACTTCAGTTCGCGTGTGGATACGGAGGATGCCAATAAGTCGTTGCACGATTGGCAAGAAGGACGGCTTCGACCAACGAAATTGCCTCCGTCTCGGCCCAAGGCCAAGGTAGCCGGACGACAACCGCTGGctgttctttcttccaaCCGGCCAGCCAGGTCTCAAGGAAGAGCTACCGAAGGAGCGAGTGAGAGCCGTAGGATGGATTCTTCGTCAGCTCTCCCATCCAGAGCGAACAGTACAGCCGATGAGCACGCCACTAGTACAGAACCTCGCGTTTCTGGTCAAGTAGCTAAGACAGCTGTTAACTCTAGCAGACTGATGCAACCAGAGCAACGGCCTAACAAATGGATTGTTCGAAGAAATCTGGCTATTACTTCGTTGACAAGGCAAGACCCGCGGCCTGCAATGCTTGAGGTAGCAAACCCTCGTGGCAAGCCTGCATCACCATTGTCGTTTCAGAGGTCTCTCTCCTTGATCAATCGGGACTATCGGCATAAAGGCCTACCTAAAGCACGCCAGAGTAACTTGGTCTTAGATCGCTTCATCTCAAGCCGCAGCTCATCTCCTGCTACTGCTGGCGCCCAGACTACTGGTACGAGTCAGCCTACGAATAAACCGGACGCCCGACCGCCAGGGGCGCGGCCACAAGCTCAGCGCCAATTGAAGAAGCGGCCGCCGAAGCGGCTGGCAGTCAATGACAACCAATATCAACAACCTTTGATTCTGGAGTCGACGGATCCAGAACCTTTCATACAGAGTGGGGACTTGCCTATAGATAGCTCATCCGATGCGCTTCATGGGTTCAAGCCTTCATATAGCGTGGCCTTCAACATATTTCCCTTGTCTACTGGCACATTCTTTCACCAAACCACTTTCCTCGGAAGTGGGAAGTTTGCGCACTCGCTGGAGTTTCTTAAGCGAGATCTTGACAGAGATGCTGGTTTCCTCTCGTTTAAGACTGGGGATAGAACCTATCGTTGGGGCTCTTGGAATGACGCGGTATCTTCGGAGATAGGTTTGGTCTTGGACAGCATGATTGAAATGATTGAGAAGAGCGACGCCGGGCTGACTGAAGGGCCGGAGAAtgctgagaaggatgattgTAGCCTATACAAGTACTTGGTCAAGTATGTCACGGACGCGCTCTCCTTCATCGACCCCATCGACAGGATAGGATTCGTGAGACGGGCTTTGAGCCTTGTTTGCAAGCTCAATGATACTCTGACAACTCTGGTCCCAAAATCTGAGCGCGAGATAGGGTACTTGGCAACGATATGCTCGTACAATTCTGTATTCACGTACCAAATTCTTCAGATTTCCGGGCATGatcttgttgatgatgcacTTACCCAGGAGGCGTTGAACTCATTGACGCGGGCTGCCCAACAAACTATCACACTTGTCGCAGCCCCATTGGGACAGAGCAGTATCCGCAAACTGTTAGCAAACATCGAGTCTCCTGAAAAGCGTGACGCAGGAATTCAGAGCGACCATCTTGTTGCCGAAGCCTACGTTATTGTCCGACACATCCTTCGCGGTACAGATAGACTAAAAGGATGTTTTGAGGAGCTTCTGACGAAAGCCTACTCGAGTCAAGATAATGACTTGGTGAACCTAACAGATATTAGCCGGCTAGAGCGGGTGTGGCACTGTGTGTTCACCACCTTGCCTTTCGATGAGCTCGATGCTTCTGGCATTGCTCGGATAGGGTCGCGCTTTTGGGAGGCCCATGGGAACTGGGCCATTATCAAGACACTGCTCCGTCCAGTACTTGATCGCTACGATGCTACGTCCATAACACAGCCAATCTCATACTACAAGTACTGTAGAACTTTGTTCCACAGGTGCTTCTACCTCATCAATGGCTGGGGCTGGCGAGACTGCAAGTCAATACTTGACACGCTCTACGATTTCTTCGCGAGGAATACCCTGTACAATCTGAAGCATGAGGAAGGCTACAGGTCCCCTGCTTTTCTCGATGAACTAGACCAAAGACCATCCTTGGAAGTGCAGCCAGACGACCCGTGTTTTCACATTCTGCTGAAGATTATTGCAAGTGGCCTGCGTTACCTGGCCAAGATCTATGACCAGAAGAAAGTTCGCAATTTTGCATGGCGCCTGCTGCCAAATCATGGCCGCGTTTATCCTAAAGAGAAGCCAATACGTCAGGAGGACCTGGATGCATTGAGGAACCACCATGATCTCCTGTGTACATTGTATTACGCTGTTCCTGACGGGTGCCGACCTCGCCTTCAGACAATCAGGGATCTTGTCCACCCAGCCAGCTCCCATCGTGAGACATGCAACATCAGTATTCGTTCCTGGGCTAGGCTTGTCCGCTTCAAACTCTCGACAGACGAAGCTGTTAGTGGCCTTGAACCTTTTTCTGATTGGCACAGTTATTTTGTTTCCGAATTGTTGAAGCAGCATGCGCTGGCGCGCCACGAAGTTGAATCACAGAACACTGCGGGCAGCAAATTCTCCGATCAGTTAGTTGAGAGAACAATTGCACAGAACCAACGGCAGATCGAGTCCTTGCTGAAGACCGCGCTCAGCGGCCTGAATACTGCCATCCGCTCAGCACCAACATTGCAGCACGCTCATAAGCTTATCTTGGGAGCGCCTATTAAAGTACTCCTTGGTCTCTTCAACGCCCGCATCGCTCGTGTCAATACCACTGTCTCTGAGACGCTCCAAGTGATTGTCACTTACGTTCAGAAATGTGATCCTCCGGTAGCTGAAAAAGCAAGTGCCCCTGTGGCAGTTGATGAAGACAGCCAAGAGTATGGGGACTGGGCAGACATTGCGGCTGCATATGATGAGTCTCCAGCGATAAGTCCAGAAATCGAATTTGTGGGAACTGTCCTTCATCCTGCCGTGTTCCGGCTTATATCGAACTGCTTTGGAGAGGACTACTGTCCTGAAGATGCGATCTTGCTTAATGTTGTGGAGTGTTGGACGTCTATCGCGCAGACTCTGGTCAAAAATGGATTACGACACTGGGACAGCTACCTTAGCCCCTACAACGGCGACTCCTGGACATCACTCCGTTTGACAATGCAGACGAGAAAATTCACGCCTCTCTTCTTGGCAAGCAGCATTGAGAAAGACTCGCGGTTCGCAGTAGATTGCAAAGTCCAAGTGATCGGGATGTGGGTGTCATGCTTGGTAGAGCGAGTCTCGATGCTGAAATACCAACATCGCCTGACAGAAGCTTTGCTGAATCAAGTGGTGGCGGATCCGCTATTGCAGAATTTGCCCTTTGCCAGGGACCGAAACGAAGGAAGGTACATGGTCACTCTTGAGGATCTAAGCCACCGCCGGGTTTCATTGATATCGAGTGTCCTCTCCAACATGCGTGCGCATTTGCAATTactggaggatgtggaagCCCGGGAACTCTCCACTATTAAGCAAGAGTACCGGGAGATCATCCAAAACATGATGTCCGCTATGAAGGCAAACTATCTGGAACTGGGCAATGGTGCAGCCAGCGTTCAGGGCGCTTACGTGGACTTCGTTCATCGGATAGTCGcattcctgcagcagcataGTCGAGACATCTGCCCCATCGACCCATTTTTTACCGATCCTGCGTCGTTCCCTCTACCTTCTGGCGACCCGACGTATATCGTGGCCCGGTTGAAGAGCTACGAGCCGAAACTTTCATCGGAGAAAGTAGCAAAGACGCTCATCATGTTCATTCAGAGCGTTTCTGAGCGAGCGGCGATCGATGGGCAGCAGGACTACCTCGTCAATCAACTACACGCATCCATGGCAGATACCTATGAGGGTGGCCTTCCGGACAAGCCAACCCTGAGGGCCACCTTGTTGCAGGCAGTGTTCCCAGCCTATCTCGAGGCGTCCTTCAGCAACCCAGCATGCTGGATTCTAAGCCGGCCCATCATCCAGACCATCACGCTCGTCTTTCAGGATCTCTTGTTCAACATGGATACTACAGACTCTGCCTGCGTGGCATCCCTCGTGAACATCATCCACTCCGTCTTCCAAGCATCACACACTGCCCTCCTGTCCATAACGAGCAATGCCACCATGCTGAACGACCCTGCCGTGGCAATCAGCGCCGCTGCCTTTATTAGGATGATCACAGCCGCCTTGCCAATCATCGACTATATAGACCGAGCAACCGACATGGATCAAAGAATCCTTGCTCAGATACACGCCTTCCAACACTACGTGACATTCGCCACAAGCCATCTAAACCAACCCCTCTCAACCACAGACCTATACGAGATACCCCAGTCCACCGAAGTCTTCAGCGCAGGAGACCCACTCTCATCTATAGTCACGAACCCGTCCTTCTTCCCTGATCTCCAGCGTTCCGCAGCACGAGAGTTGCACATCTACCTCAACGAGAGCTGGTCCCGCCATCAAAAGAAATTCTACTTTACCAGACGCGGTGCACATCAGCCCCAGGAAATCAGCATTCAGCCTTCTGTCGCTGCGGAACTCGAGCAGCCACCGCAGAAGATCCTTGGTCCTGCGGTCCAGGAGTTCCTGGATGTGATGAGAGGACTTGATCTTGGTTTAGATGGCGACGATGTTGATCGCGCCGAGGAGTCTCTGTTTGCAGCTCAGCATCCGTATCAACTGTCTGAGTCTAAGTCTGCGAATGCGAATACGATATATACTCTCGACCTTGTCGATGTTATTGGATACTGA